In Apis mellifera strain DH4 linkage group LG10, Amel_HAv3.1, whole genome shotgun sequence, the genomic window tttaaaattaaacataaaaatataaaaatgacaatTGCTATTGGATTCGAAGGTAGTGCAAATAAATTAGGTATTGGAATTATTCAAGatcagaatattttatcaaatatacggCATACATATATTACTCCACCAGGTGAAGGTAAACTTAACctttagtaattatttttaattatggaatttgattatgaaaatattacacatatctttattattatttaaaatattattacataaaattattttaaagattattttgaaaaggCTTTTTACCTCGTGAAACTGCACAACATCATAGagaatatatacttaatattcTACAAAAAGCATTGGATGAggctaaaataatattgaaagatgTAGACATAATATGTTATACAAAAGGACCAGGAATGGGTGCACCATTAACAGTTACTGCATTAGTAGCAAGAACAATTGctcagatatataataaaccaaTAATAGCAGTAAATCATTGTATTGGTCATATAGAAATGGGAAGATTGATAACAGGAAGTATAAATCCCACTGTTCTTTATGTTTCTGGTGGAAATACACAGATTATTGCATATTCTCAacagaaatattgtatttttggaGAAACAATAGATATTGCTGTTGGGAATTGTTTAGATCGTTTTGCAAGATTGTTAAAACTTTCAAATGATCCTAGTCCTGGTTATAATATAGAACAATTAGCAAAAaagtaagttattttattatgataaaatttaaatctattaaaattatataaatttaattaattatattttatatgtaaaatgtaataatattacatatatagaggaaaaaaattagttcCATTACCTTATGTAGTAAAAGGAATGGATGTATCATTTTCTGGAATTTTAAGTTATATAGAAGAACATATTTCTTCTTGGCTTGATTCAAAAGAATTTACTTCAGAGGATTTATGTTTCTCTTTACAAGAAACAATATTTGCTATGCTTATAGAAATTacaggtttttttttattatttataatttatgtaaaatattacataaaataaagtaaatattatacatttaatattattatagaaagagCGATGGCCCATATAAAATCATCCGAAGTATTAATTGTTGGTGGTGTAGgatgtaatgaaaaattacaagatatGATGAAAATTATGTGCAAGGAAAGGAATGCAATACTTTATGCTACGGATGAACGATTTTGTATAGATAATGGTGTAATGATTGCTGTTGCTGGATTACATCAATATAAAAGCCAAGGAAATACTCCATGGACAGAAACAACTTGCATACAAAGGTATAGAACAGATGATGTATATGTTTCCTggagagaataaattaattttatttaatttatatataattgtttaaaatgttcattcttaatgaaataaaattaaaaaaaatgtatatgtagaataataactaaaaaattttgattttgattttatgattataatatgtataatataatatatatatatgtaatattatatatataatacaatatgtaattattataataattaatattatattaaatattatatagttgatgtattattgtaaattgattttatcctttaattataattttcatattaagcaaaattttattttatatatttatgatattttttatgtttatttttatttataacatagataaaatgaatgtaattatatatatattgaatatattcgatataaaatggaatttagAATACATTCTGTTTCAGAAAACAGTTTGATCTTCAAGTTATTTttgagtttaaaataatttgaaattttcatatttgaaataatataagtagaatttataaaatttattaaatatattaatctaattctcaaaatttaaatataatacaaacaaaattacaatacaaaattacacaaatattttaagtatttattttaaaatcattgataaataatgattaaagaaatttaataattatttttatttttatttatgtaatatatatatatatatatatatatatatatattacatacataatataatataataattcataaatatattattttataatatatattataataatagatatattttatttataataataaaatgattaataataatcataagatattttgtaataattaattaataatttttatttttgtatctttcaAATCTACTTCATTGATAATTCATTAACATTACCattatattattctgaaaTAAACATGGATTAATTAGttgcttattatatatattcagtttACCTTTATTCTCgaataggaaaagaaaaaacttgaaaaacaaatgaaaaatttaaaatattaacaaatcaaaaagtaattgattaagcaataattttatttaaaagaaaaaatgtaatgacatgtcatttttgtttaaatgatTCTCTGATTAAGTGATTTTGAATAGATACAAAGATTTATggttttttgttttcatagatttcttatttattttcaaatctcttattttgtattttgtattttcaaagaaagaagTAAAGATAGTTTATTTAGCTAAAGTAGTTTATTTCAGAACAATACTatatttgacttttttttgaaagatatcaatctaatgttatttatttttatctatttttcatttgattttattatattattattaaataaattaaatatctttacaacaatattttagatgttaataaaatgtaaaaatattttatatcttttttacatGATGTACAGATGTTCAAGATGTTTTAGACTAATAATTCAATAGTTCTTTAATATCTGCAATAGAAATGTTCTCATGTAATaacatgtaattatttattcgagtttCAAAGCTAtttcctttgaaatttttagctttaagttatttacatatttaattgaaattttaataatccattatacatatatctctaagttttacattaaaaattataaatattaaaagagaaaaagattgtttaatatgatgaaatgaataaatgaacgaaatatgaaaaaataattttataagaatttataaaatctagttttgtaaattattttttttatacacattaattttgattatgacaattatagttattataatgaatatcattataattaaatatcattataatatttataattaaatatatttagaaattatatttatattttttttattaaatcgataaattttattaatgaaatttaattcattgatttaaataatccgtgtaattttttttaatttgttataatattttctgtgcatatatatatatatatatatatatatatatatatatatatatatatatgcgcatgcaaaaatattatacaggtTCAAAATTGTTATTGAACTATCagttataaaaagagaaacgtgAGCATTATAGGTAGAGGTCAAATTTTCATGACACGCGCGATAGAcagaatagtatataatattcgtcCACGCAAGCGCAAGTCTGGCTGTAGTCCAAACAATCGTTGGTAGTAATAGCAGTTGTAATATTAGTAGAATTCATATTGTCATCATTAGTGGATACACGATCAACTTTATtgtagttaaaaatattaatgcttatattttgtttttgagaaaattattttacaattctgttccaatacaaaaatttatcgtttaatattataattatgtattaaagttttgatttttaatttaaattattttttaagaattcgaaataataaaaacgcgaaaatttttttcttttacattaagTATAAGTAAGCGGTTATCATATTGACTATTTCCTAATCGATAGACCTGCAAACGTCGATTGCAGCGCTTAGTGTGGAACAAGTGGCAGTACGATATTGTCGTCATTGCTCGTCACTGGTCGTCATTACTCGTCACATTATTCGTAATACCACTTAACAAAATGTGTTACTACATTATTGTATGTAATGTATCTTTTCGGACGAGTGGTGCCCGTATTTAAAACAGAGGTGAgttgcaaaattataatatttctagttTGTTTCTATTACTACTGTATGTCTATTTCCGTATAGGAGCTATTCATTATAGGTACCGGTATACGTCAAATATTGTCTCCAAATAACATGCGTAGATAATTTGAACCTCTCAGCTGTTCGTCCTTGAAtttgacatatatatttaatatttcattattattatcttagatttaaattaaaattatgataaaaatacgtTTATCATTGATACGAgttgataatgaaatatattacatatttgtataattaaatttcaaaaaaattgaaaaaatttaatggaatctattataactatttagttttcaatattaaaaatatttagactaTAATGCACAATGCTTAAAtctaatatgaaaatgaatcaatattataaaatccc contains:
- the LOC411654 gene encoding probable tRNA N6-adenosine threonylcarbamoyltransferase; amino-acid sequence: MTIAIGFEGSANKLGIGIIQDQNILSNIRHTYITPPGEGFLPRETAQHHREYILNILQKALDEAKIILKDVDIICYTKGPGMGAPLTVTALVARTIAQIYNKPIIAVNHCIGHIEMGRLITGSINPTVLYVSGGNTQIIAYSQQKYCIFGETIDIAVGNCLDRFARLLKLSNDPSPGYNIEQLAKKGKKLVPLPYVVKGMDVSFSGILSYIEEHISSWLDSKEFTSEDLCFSLQETIFAMLIEITERAMAHIKSSEVLIVGGVGCNEKLQDMMKIMCKERNAILYATDERFCIDNGVMIAVAGLHQYKSQGNTPWTETTCIQRYRTDDVYVSWRE